The following are encoded together in the Montipora capricornis isolate CH-2021 chromosome 5, ASM3666992v2, whole genome shotgun sequence genome:
- the LOC138049904 gene encoding pre-mRNA-splicing factor CWC25 homolog isoform X1 produces MGGGDLNLKKSWHPQTLRNVEKVWKAEQKAEVESKKIEQLRKELEEERAREEMQRHAVQQGIAKKKGERVDWMYAAAGSSQVDHELYLLGKPVDKAVDPMAKENEEDALAPGASFMNDTGANTANDLAAKVRDDPLFLIKRKEEEKRKELLHNPVKMKQLKMLLQANLSKSSKKKKEKKKREKEEKKRKKEKNARHSYSNSDDNDERATEKERRRREKLYRERDRLEDGRRDLRKEHAKHRERDRKKSDGSDVESTRELKRKRMEEYERSNKSEEDVREVTKESRRKEKEISRLRSDESNGERDYKNRRKEERAEIMNGGHMNHHRETKRSPDRKRSHKRSRSRSPMARGEWEKTDKPSHRRGTARSPPRPRRHASHSPSPPKKLRKSLSPDRRKKWQNGGSTLTKHMDATEKEKRLAAMMDNAKWRDEQRGKNVKRYKEEDAKLEAREATGANKSASFLNDIKVQSFSSKTTSSVGDRIKRNINSVQRTPAALESFLGK; encoded by the exons ATGGGGGGAGGCGATTTG AATTTAAAGAAGAGCTGGCATCCTCAGACCCTCCGAAATGTGGAGAAGGTATGGAAAGCGGAACAAAAAGCCGAAGTGGAGTCCAAGAAAATCGAGCAACTTCGGAAAGAATTGGAGGAGGAAAGAGCTCGAGAAGAGATGCAAAGGCATGCAGTTCAACAAGGGATAGCAAA gaaaaaaggtgAACGTGTGGATTGGATGTATGCTGCAGCTGGTAGTAGTCAAGTTGATCATGAACTGTATTTACTTGGTAAAccagtggacaaagctgttgaTCCCATGGCAAAGGAAAATGAGGAG GATGCCCTTGCTCCAGGCGCTTCCTTTATGAATGACACAGGAGCTAACACAGCCAATGACCTGGCAGCCAAAGTGAGGGATGATCCACTTTTTCTCATCAAGaggaaagaagaagagaagagaaaGGAACTTTTGCATAATCCTGTGAAAATGAAGCAGTTGAAAATGCTACTCCAAGCTAACTTGAGCAAGTCAAGcaagaagaaaaaggagaagaaaaagagagaaaaagaagaaaagaagagaaagaaagagaaaaatgcaAGACATAGTTATTCAAATTcagatgataatgatgaaagagcaacagaaaaagaaaggagGAGAAGGGAGAAACTATACAGGGAAAGAGATCGATTAGAAGATGGAAGAAGAGATTTGAGGAAGGAACACGCAAAACACAGGGAGCGAGACAGGAAGAAAAGTGATGGATCAGATGTTGAGAGTACAAGAGAACTTAAGAGAAAGAGAATGGAGGAGTATGAGCGAAGTAACAAATCAGAAGAAGATGTGAGAGAGGTGACGAAGGAATCtaggagaaaagaaaaagagataTCTAGACTAAGAAGTGATGAATCAAATGGTGAAAGAGATTACAAGAACAGGAGGAAAGAAGAAAGGGCAGAAATAATGAATGGGGGTCATATGAACCATCATCGAGAAACAAAAAG aTCACCTGACAGGAAAAGGTCACACAAAAGGTCCCGATCAAGGTCTCCAATGGCCAGGGGAGAATGGGAGAAAACAGATAAGCCAAGCCATAGGCGTGGTACTGCGAGGTCCCCTCCCAGACCCAGGAGGCATGCGTCACATTCACCATCACCCCCCAAGAAATTGAGGAAATCACTTTCACCTGACAGAAGGAAGAAATGGCAAAATGGAGGGTCCACACTTACAAA ACATATGGATGCTACTGAGAAGGAAAAGCGCCTTGCTGCAATGATGGACAATGCAAA ATGGCGAGATGagcaaagaggaaaaaatgtcAAACGATACAAG GAGGAAGACGCGAAGCTTGAAGCAAGAGAAGCAACAGGCGCTAATAAAAGCGCTTCATTTCTAAA TGACATAAAAGTCCAATCGTTTTCGTCAAAGACAACTTCAAGTGTTGGCGACCGCATCAAAAGGAACATCAACTCAGTGCAGCGAACACCGGCAGCACTTGAATCCTTCCTGGGGAAATAG
- the LOC138049904 gene encoding pre-mRNA-splicing factor CWC25 homolog isoform X2, with protein MGGGDLNLKKSWHPQTLRNVEKVWKAEQKAEVESKKIEQLRKELEEERAREEMQRHAVQQGIAKKKGERVDWMYAAAGSSQVDHELYLLGKPVDKAVDPMAKENEEDALAPGASFMNDTGANTANDLAAKVRDDPLFLIKRKEEEKRKELLHNPVKMKQLKMLLQANLSKSSKKKKEKKKREKEEKKRKKEKNARHSYSNSDDNDERATEKERRRREKLYRERDRLEDGRRDLRKEHAKHRERDRKKSDGSDVESTRELKRKRMEEYERSNKSEEDVREVTKESRRKEKEISRLRSDESNGERDYKNRRKEERAEIMNGGHMNHHRETKRSPDRKRSHKRSRSRSPMARGEWEKTDKPSHRRGTARSPPRPRRHASHSPSPPKKLRKSLSPDRRKKWQNGGSTLTKHMDATEKEKRLAAMMDNAKWRDEQRGKNVKRYKEEDAKLEAREATGANKSASFLNDIKVQSFSSKTTSSVSDRIKRNIKL; from the exons ATGGGGGGAGGCGATTTG AATTTAAAGAAGAGCTGGCATCCTCAGACCCTCCGAAATGTGGAGAAGGTATGGAAAGCGGAACAAAAAGCCGAAGTGGAGTCCAAGAAAATCGAGCAACTTCGGAAAGAATTGGAGGAGGAAAGAGCTCGAGAAGAGATGCAAAGGCATGCAGTTCAACAAGGGATAGCAAA gaaaaaaggtgAACGTGTGGATTGGATGTATGCTGCAGCTGGTAGTAGTCAAGTTGATCATGAACTGTATTTACTTGGTAAAccagtggacaaagctgttgaTCCCATGGCAAAGGAAAATGAGGAG GATGCCCTTGCTCCAGGCGCTTCCTTTATGAATGACACAGGAGCTAACACAGCCAATGACCTGGCAGCCAAAGTGAGGGATGATCCACTTTTTCTCATCAAGaggaaagaagaagagaagagaaaGGAACTTTTGCATAATCCTGTGAAAATGAAGCAGTTGAAAATGCTACTCCAAGCTAACTTGAGCAAGTCAAGcaagaagaaaaaggagaagaaaaagagagaaaaagaagaaaagaagagaaagaaagagaaaaatgcaAGACATAGTTATTCAAATTcagatgataatgatgaaagagcaacagaaaaagaaaggagGAGAAGGGAGAAACTATACAGGGAAAGAGATCGATTAGAAGATGGAAGAAGAGATTTGAGGAAGGAACACGCAAAACACAGGGAGCGAGACAGGAAGAAAAGTGATGGATCAGATGTTGAGAGTACAAGAGAACTTAAGAGAAAGAGAATGGAGGAGTATGAGCGAAGTAACAAATCAGAAGAAGATGTGAGAGAGGTGACGAAGGAATCtaggagaaaagaaaaagagataTCTAGACTAAGAAGTGATGAATCAAATGGTGAAAGAGATTACAAGAACAGGAGGAAAGAAGAAAGGGCAGAAATAATGAATGGGGGTCATATGAACCATCATCGAGAAACAAAAAG aTCACCTGACAGGAAAAGGTCACACAAAAGGTCCCGATCAAGGTCTCCAATGGCCAGGGGAGAATGGGAGAAAACAGATAAGCCAAGCCATAGGCGTGGTACTGCGAGGTCCCCTCCCAGACCCAGGAGGCATGCGTCACATTCACCATCACCCCCCAAGAAATTGAGGAAATCACTTTCACCTGACAGAAGGAAGAAATGGCAAAATGGAGGGTCCACACTTACAAA ACATATGGATGCTACTGAGAAGGAAAAGCGCCTTGCTGCAATGATGGACAATGCAAA ATGGCGAGATGagcaaagaggaaaaaatgtcAAACGATACAAG GAGGAAGACGCGAAGCTTGAAGCAAGAGAAGCAACAGGCGCTAATAAAAGCGCTTCATTTCTAAA TGACATAAAAGTCCAATCTTTTTCGTCGAAGACAACTTCAAGTGTTAGCGACCGCATCAAAAGGAACAtcaaactttga